A single genomic interval of Malania oleifera isolate guangnan ecotype guangnan chromosome 11, ASM2987363v1, whole genome shotgun sequence harbors:
- the LOC131167612 gene encoding uncharacterized protein LOC131167612 — MDAKERSHRKLNFNAPLLSVRRASGLVGSSSFSNQFSQTTHLNKHVDAIERVPFSWEQAPGKPKEPKALSEADDDDDHDLNDDNDDDDDFSDAIDIFSLSDLADQMPEPVEQKVGRTEQVEGSGKCSSSSIGSQSPNFLISRFLPAASALALSNISKLSLNKEVVMPPQSHRPSCESPKSCGLEAFFPNWRMKHKLCGVKNPVRHGTPSRKNCSARVKGHENG, encoded by the coding sequence ATGGATGCAAAAGAGCGTAGCCATAGAAAGCTCAACTTCAATGCGCCTCTGTTATCGGTGAGGCGTGCCAGCGGCTTGGTCGGTTCATCGTCGTTCTCAAATCAGTTTTCTCAAACTACGCATTTGAATAAGCACGTGGATGCAATTGAAAGGGTTCCTTTTTCCTGGGAGCAAGCCCCTGGCAAGCCCAAGGAACCAAAAGCATTATCAGaagctgatgatgatgatgatcatgaTCTAAATGATGACAATGACGACGATGACGATTTTTCAGACGCTATAGACATTTTCTCTCTGTCTGATTTGGCAGATCAAATGCCGGAGCCAGTGGAGCAGAAAGTTGGTAGAACAGAACAAGTGGAAGGCAGCGGTAAGTGTAGTAGTAGCAGTATTGGTAGCCAATCTCCCAACTTTCTCATTAGCCGATTTCTTCCGGCTGCCAGTGCGTTGGCTCTTTCCAATATTAGTAAATTGAGTTTGAACAAGGAGGTTGTGATGCCCCCTCAATCTCATCGTCCGTCCTGCGAGTCGCCTAAGAGCTGCGGCCTGGAGGCCTTCTTCCCTAATTGGCGCATGAAGCACAAGCTCTGTGGAGTAAAGAACCCTGTCAGGCATGGGACACCCAGTCGAAAGAACTGTAGTGCCAGAGTGAAAGGCCATGAAAATGGCTAA